A region of the Mytilus galloprovincialis chromosome 1, xbMytGall1.hap1.1, whole genome shotgun sequence genome:
actttgctgtacattattgctgtttacagtttatctctatctataatagtattcaagataataacaaaaaaacagcaaaatttcctcaaaattaccagttcaggggcagcaacctaacaaccaattatccgattcatctgaaaattccagggcagatagatcgtgacctgatcaacaattttacttcccatcagatttgctcttaatgctttggtttttgagttataggccaaaaactgcattttacccccatgttctatttttagccatggcggccatcttggttggttggccgggtcaccggacacatttcttaaactagatacccatgattgtggtcaagtttggttaaatttggcccagtagtttcagaggagaagatttttgtaaaagttaacgcaggacgacgaagACGGAcaacgccggacgccaagtgatgagaaaagctcacttggccttttggccaggtgagctaaaaatgctaGTTTTTGGCTCCTTTTTACCTAAACTGTTGGCACCttaacccccaaaatgaatccaaaccgtCTACTTGTAGTATTAAAAATTGTGTttcaatttcagagcaattgaaatacttatacacaagttcatattctgaaagtagaaaaatgcttgttttgggccccttttgggcctttattccaaaacggttgggaccatcatccccaaaatcaatcccaaccttccttttgtggtattaaaACATTCTTATTAAAGTTCAGAGActtattaaatttcatagagatccattcacatAAACgaaagttattgtccggacaccaaatgtgtcttcagacgaTGCAGACAACgatgacatcataccattatacaatccAAAAATTTTTTTTGTGGTCGAataaaaaaatccccaaaaaattCTCGTCTTAAAGAATTTTCTCTGCACAAGTCAAATGACATTCACTGAtctatttgacaaaaataaaccATACACGTACCTGCAAGATACTCTAAGGATAGCTTCTAAATGCCTCTTTCTAAATTTCAGCACATCTACACTGTGACTTGCTCctatctgagaaaaaaaaattatacaaagtGTCTGAATTTACTATAGTTAAAAAGCATCACATATGACATAAAActtaaataaatgattaaaaatttaatgaaactaAATGCTTCTTTTACTGGGAGTAAACATATGTTCATCACAATTATAAAACTGCAAGAGGAAGCATGCTATGAACATCCCATCTCTGATCCCAAAGTTGTTAGCAATCCATACTTCTGGCAACTCACATAAAATGTTGTAATTACATGAAAAGTGGGTCCTCCAAAACATAGGTCACTTTAAACTCTTTTAAACACAAAATCAGCTCAATAAATACATTCAAACTGCAAATGTTCAGACAACTGCTAAATTTGAGAATGACAGCAGAACTGTATGATGGAATGATTCTATCAATGTGATGCACATAAGTTAACATGTATATTTTGCAATAAATCAATTCTTTAGAATCTTATTTAAGTTCTGTATTGAGGGgaatttttccatttgtttatAATTGAAACTTCATTTTGCAATACATGAATTAGTTAGAACTTTTTATAAATTCCATGTTCAAAGGAATTGATTGATTAGTTTAGAATTTAAACCACATTTTCCTTACCTCACCATGCAATGACTGAATAGCCTGTGTAATAAAATACTTAAACATGGCTGCCTCTATTTCTGGTTCTAGTGCTCCATCTTCAAATTctctaaaatattaaataaaagtcAATATCAAATggaatacatgtacatcattcCTAATATTTTaggaagttacaaaaaaaaacaatataacaatGGTATGGTAGTTTTATTATTTAtctaaaggctctaaagagcctgtgtccctcaccttggtctatgtgcatattaaacaaaggacacagatggattcatgataaaattgtgttttagtgatgatgatgtgtttgtagatcttactttactgaacattcttgctgcttacaattatctctatctataatgaacttggcccagtagtttcagtggaaattattttgtaaaaatttacaaaatttatgaaaattgttaaaaattgattataaagggcaatactccttaaggggtcaattgaccattttggtcatgttgacttatttgtaggtcttactttgctgtacattattgctgtttacagtttatctctatctatgatagtatgtaaggtaataaccaaaaattgcaatttttaaaaaaaaattaccaacagACCACTTTCGAGTCATCtgtcaccggaaaaaaactcgtcaattaggCGCGCCTtaatgacgtcatttaccagatagaggggatcgcctgtatccctgcactattaacatTCATCAAGcatcttagtgatcgtcattgtgcaggataaactagaaataatttttgttttgtatgtactgaatcacaatttcctaatgacagcaatgcttgattgtcaattatgagaatttagtTTGCCAAATAAATCGTGCAATATAGTATTATAATTTGCAAACCACTtgctcaacattggaacggaagtgacaATGCCACTAAACACACAAATGATGTTAACTAAAACCGGagtttttgacagaaatgcatcgaactcgaaagttgtctattgcttCACAATACCATAAAATCAGAAAGATTTGTAATGTTTATCTTAATATAGGAAAAATTAAAACTGGGCATCTTTGCAAAAGAAAAACTTCAtcttaaattatttaattttgatatcaatATTATCTGTATGTAACATTTACTGAACCACAATAAATCATGTTAAATTTTTGGCCTACATATCATGACATATATTGTatccaacaattttttttttttatcaagatcaatttttgtaaaagatttcacCTTGTACTTTCCAGTGGTACTTTCATCAATCACcatttaatattataattttctacttttttgtttttcaaatttaaccACACTAAACTATATTTCTATAGAAAACTAACTTTCATGATTGCGTTCAAATGTTTAAAAGCAAAAAAGTACTAGTGTGACTGTTCTTACATGAGGGAAACACTATTGTActtacaattttattttcaagtaGGCATATGGTAGATGATCTTTACCCACAATCCTTTTGTACATTTCAGTTTCTGAAAGAAGACAAGATTAATAGATGAACATAAAATATCTAGATAGTAGTTGTATCTTACGCTTTCTTGTTCATGTTAAATCAATACCAGTGGTCAGAGATAGTGAATGTTTAGTTATGGAGGTTGAATATTTTTCTGGATATCTGCAAAGTTTTTCTCACAGGCGAATTAAGCAAATGAAATGATCAAAACAGGTTTCAACTTAAAATACCACAATTATTTAAGGGACTTGTATTTGTTAGTAAAAACTTATTAACAGAAAGAAGAAATCTATACAGAACAAAAaaggatttttcatttttaagataATATGCaatcacaaaataaaatgaaaatcatgTAGAGTGGGATGCTCATTTTAGCCAtagttttcaatgttttctgcagtttatgttcaggtctttatgtttttgaagtataatgatatttctatatgaagataacatcaaaagcaaaatattcttagcttaAAATCTtgattctttgaaaaaaaatcatctgaaaagttagaatAAAGGCtatttgaaatttcctgatgttttgttaaagggggacacatattcactgtttttacacatctatttaaaattaaattgctgcagctttaaacaatatttgtcaAATCAATTTCCTTATAGATGAAtggcagacatttcaaaggtgtacagaactgaaatttagggcaacCAGTcaaagaaatacttctttgaaatcatgttttatattcaggaaattggctgaaaatTGTTGCTCGTTTTTCAGTCCTTTCAGTAAGTGCCGAAATTTTGTCTAGTTTaaataataatcatatttgttttgaaaatataatttaccgccatatttctttatttaacattgtttaaaccatccttttataatatttgttttgaaaatataatttaccagcatatttcttcattttaaccatccttttgaagtttttacacctcaaaaatCAATAAATGGTGAAATAGT
Encoded here:
- the LOC143076669 gene encoding ribonuclease P protein subunit p14-like; the encoded protein is MYKRIVGKDHLPYAYLKIKLEFEDGALEPEIEAAMFKYFITQAIQSLHGEIGASHSVDVLKFRKRHLEAILRVSCSFLSKLWSSLTLVGNYKGQVCAFRVQQVSSHLMALSSNSRELNVS